A genomic window from Melopsittacus undulatus isolate bMelUnd1 chromosome 7, bMelUnd1.mat.Z, whole genome shotgun sequence includes:
- the SMARCAD1 gene encoding SWI/SNF-related matrix-associated actin-dependent regulator of chromatin subfamily A containing DEAD/H box 1 isoform X1, with product MSFYNLDRFRFERKRKSTEQCPLAAKLSAGDSAAVRGAAGGDESEGTDDSSDSDSPASDVTGKSGSFAILETPEDQRPKKKPYFKHQRGIQYIDGSSDSEGELPRSFSTAKENKAQRRDALVITSESTSESTSESSSESSSDEESELSQLPYAGDPLSAVKKGVEEDIRTANLQTLKDFFPGKNDQGLRELLESAHTMNEAAGLQFSYEAASHKRKQSPPTFRKTTEQVTKKAKTDYQDKADPQREWEKQEMLVEKLQNKFPVLDKEEVREVLQDHNWVFHEAQETLRAFAEDENVQFCLHHDVSDWTRTSDKSRSGKSKEKLKKDSPRKTESRFQIKAEGQMNFWSTKRETDSEDESSSEDSDSIFDEDYHSSNEVMEDNYRMKILSFLQDASMSELILIPQCSQKTAQKIIMLRPFNSWEALLAKMTKTTGLTEDIVWNCKTLLKERDVVLKLMNKCEDISRKLTKQITRLTVDGACSWNIPQPSILNKSFVLKPYQKVGFNWLALLHKHRLNGILADEMGLGKTIQAIAFLAYLYQKGSTGPHLIVVPVSTLDNWTKEVNLWCPDLKVLLYYGSQEDRKRLRGEIIHKMVDFNVIITTYNCAISSSDDRGLFRRLKLYYAIFDEGHMLKNMSSARYQHLMTINAQHRLLLTGTPVQNNLLELMSLLNFVMPHMFSSSTAEIRRMFSSKTNAEEQTTYEKERIAHAKRIIKPFILRRVKDEVLKQLPPKKEFTELCAMSEKQEQLYCDFLKNLKKNIQSNERKSDMRNVMMQLRKMANHPLLHRQYYTNDKLRKMSKLMLKEPTHCDADPVLIFEDMTVMTDFELHLLCEQFSHINKFKLDTDLILDSGKFETLDHILSDLKEKGDRVVLFSQFTMMLDILEVFLKQKQHRYLRLDGKTQISDRIHLIDEFNNNNDIFVFLLSTKAGGLGINLTSANVVILHDIDCNPYNDKQAEDRCHRVGQTREVKVIKLISKGTVEEHMLKISEQKLKLEQDMTAADSGEEGAIPADIATLLKASLGL from the exons ATGAGTTTCTACAATTTGGACCGCTTTCGCTTTGAGCGGAAGAGAAAATCCACCGAGCAGTGTCCTTTGGCAGCAAAGTTGTCAGCAGGTGACTCTGCTGCAGTGAgaggtgctgctggaggtgatgAGAGTGAAGGGACAGATGACAGCAGCGACTCAGATTCTCCAGCTTCGGATGTGACAGGGAAATCTG GGTCCTTTGCCATCCTTGAAACTCCTGAAGACCAGAGGCCAAAGAAAAAGCCCTATTTCAAGCACCAAAGAGGGATACAGTATATAGATGGGTCTTCAGACAGTGAAGGTGAACTACCAAGAAGCTTCAgcactgcaaaagaaaacaaggctcAAAGGAGAGATGCACTTGTAATAAC CTCTGAGTCCACCTCTGAGTCTACCTCTGAGTCTAGCTCTGAGTCTAGCTCTGATGAAGAATCTGAACTGTCCCAGTTGCCTTACGCTGGGGATCCTCTGTCAGCTGTGAAGAAGGGTGTAGAGGAAGACATCAGAACTGCAAATCTGCAAACACTGAAGGacttttttcctggaaaaaatgACCAAGGATTACGAGAA ttgttaGAATCAGCACACACAATGAATGAAGCTGCTGGTTTGCAATTCAGTTATGAAG ctgcttctcataaaaggaaacaaagtccCCCAACTTTCAGAAAGACGACTGAACAAGtcacaaaaaaggcaaagactGATTAT cagGATAAGGCAGATCCCCAGAGAGAATGGGAGAAGCAAGAGATGCTGGTGGAGaagctgcaaaataaattcCCTGTATTGGATAAGGAG GAAGTGAGAGAGGTACTACAGGACCATAACTGGGTGTTTCATGAAGCACAGGAGACCCTGAGAGCATTTGCAGAAGATGAAA ACGTACAATTTTGTCTCCACCATGACGTTTCTGACTGGACCAGAACCTCCGACAAGAGCAGAAGTGGTAAGAGTaaagagaagctgaagaagGATTCTCCCAGAAAAACGGAGAGCCGCTTCCAGATAAAGGCCGAAGGCCAAATGAACTTTTGGAGTACTAAAAGAGAAACAGACTCAGAGGACGAGTCATCTTCTGAAGACAGCGATAGCATCTTTGACGAGGACTACCACAGCAGCAACGAAGTGATGGAGGATAACTACAGAATGAAAATCCTCAGCTTCCTGCAGGATGCTTCTATGAGTGAACTGATTTTGATTCCCCAGTGTTCTCAGAAAACAGCTCAGAAGATAATAATGCTCCGGCCCTTTAATAGCTGGGAGGCTCTG cttgCAAAAATGACTAAGACAACTGGTTTGACTGAAGACATAGTGTGGAACTGCAAAAcgctgctgaaggagagggacGTGGTTCTAAAGCTCATGAATAAATGTGAAGACATTTCAAGGAAACTGACAAAACAAATAACCAGACTTACTGTAGATGGAGCATGCAGTTGGAACATTCCTCAACCTTCCATTCTGAATAAGAg TTTTGTTCTCAAGCCATATCAGAAGGTTGGTTTTAACTGGCTAGCACTACTGCATAAACACAGATTGAATGGCATATTGGCTGATGAAATG GGCTTAGGAAAGACAATTCAAGCTATTGCATTTCTAGCTTATCTTTACCAGAAGGGCAGTACGGGTCCGCATTTGATTGTTGTGCCGGTTTCAACATTAG ATAACTGGACAAAAGAAGTTAATCTGTGGTGTCCTGATCTGAAAGTCCTTCTTTACTATG gATCCCAAGAAGATAGGAAACGTCTCAGAGGGGAAATAATTCATAAAATGGTCGATTTTAATGTGATTATAACTAC TTACAACTGTGCCATTAGCAGCTCAGATGATAGAGGACTGTTTCGCAGATTGAAACTTTACTATGCAATTTTTGATGAAGGTCATATGCTCAAGAACATGAGCTCTGCACGCTACCAGCACCTTATGACAATTAAT GCACAGCATCGCTTACTGCTGACTGGGACTCCGGTTCAGAATAATCTGCTGGAATTGATGTCCCTCTTGAATTTTGTCATGCCACATAtgttcagcagtagcacagCTGAAATCCGAAGGATGTTCTCTTCAAAAACA AATGCTGAAGAACAAACCACATATGAAAAAGAGAGGATTGCACATGCAAAACGGATAATAAAACCGTTCATCTTGAGAAGAGTAAAAGATGAG GTCCTTAAACAACTACCTCCCAAAAAAGAATTCACTGAATTGTGTGCCATGTCCGAGAAACAGGAACAACTATACTGTGATTTCCTaaaaaatttgaagaaaaatattcagagtAATG AGAGAAAGTCTGATATGAGAAATGTGATGATGCAACTTAGAAAAATGGCTAATCACCCTCTCTTACATCGCCAGTATTACACGAATGACAAGCTTAGGAAAATGTCCAAGCTTATGCTCAAG GAACCCACACATTGCGATGCTGACCCTGTCCTTATCTTTGAAGATATGACGGTAATGACGGATTTTGAGCTGCATTTACTTTGTGAGCAATTCTCTCACATCAATAAGTTCAAGTTAGACACAGACCTGATCTTGGATTCCGGAAAGTTTGAGACACTGGACCACATTCTTTCTGACCTTAAAGAGAAG GGAGACAGAGTTGTATTGTTTAGCCAATTTACTATGATGCTGGATATCTTAGAAGTTTTcctaaaacaaaagcaacacagaTACTTAAGATTGGAtggaaaaacacagatttctgaCCG GATACATCTAATAGATGAGTTCAATAACAATAACGACATATTTGTATTCCTCCTGTCAACCAAAGCTGGTGGATTGGGAATTAATCTGACCTCGGCAAATGTTGTTATTCTTCATGACATTGACTGCAACCCATACAATGACAAACAAGCAGAAGACCGATGCCACAGGGTAGGACAGACAAG GGAAGTGAAAGTCATAAAGCTAATCAGTAAGGGGACTGTTGAAGAACACATGCTCAAAATCAGCGAGCAGAAACTGAAGTTAGAACAAGATATGACTGCAGCAGATTCAG GTGAAGAAGGAGCCATCCCAGCGGATATAGCCACGCTATTAAAAGCTTCATTAGGTCTCTAA
- the SMARCAD1 gene encoding SWI/SNF-related matrix-associated actin-dependent regulator of chromatin subfamily A containing DEAD/H box 1 isoform X2, which produces MTKTTGLTEDIVWNCKTLLKERDVVLKLMNKCEDISRKLTKQITRLTVDGACSWNIPQPSILNKSFVLKPYQKVGFNWLALLHKHRLNGILADEMGLGKTIQAIAFLAYLYQKGSTGPHLIVVPVSTLDNWTKEVNLWCPDLKVLLYYGSQEDRKRLRGEIIHKMVDFNVIITTYNCAISSSDDRGLFRRLKLYYAIFDEGHMLKNMSSARYQHLMTINAQHRLLLTGTPVQNNLLELMSLLNFVMPHMFSSSTAEIRRMFSSKTNAEEQTTYEKERIAHAKRIIKPFILRRVKDEVLKQLPPKKEFTELCAMSEKQEQLYCDFLKNLKKNIQSNERKSDMRNVMMQLRKMANHPLLHRQYYTNDKLRKMSKLMLKEPTHCDADPVLIFEDMTVMTDFELHLLCEQFSHINKFKLDTDLILDSGKFETLDHILSDLKEKGDRVVLFSQFTMMLDILEVFLKQKQHRYLRLDGKTQISDRIHLIDEFNNNNDIFVFLLSTKAGGLGINLTSANVVILHDIDCNPYNDKQAEDRCHRVGQTREVKVIKLISKGTVEEHMLKISEQKLKLEQDMTAADSGEEGAIPADIATLLKASLGL; this is translated from the exons ATGACTAAGACAACTGGTTTGACTGAAGACATAGTGTGGAACTGCAAAAcgctgctgaaggagagggacGTGGTTCTAAAGCTCATGAATAAATGTGAAGACATTTCAAGGAAACTGACAAAACAAATAACCAGACTTACTGTAGATGGAGCATGCAGTTGGAACATTCCTCAACCTTCCATTCTGAATAAGAg TTTTGTTCTCAAGCCATATCAGAAGGTTGGTTTTAACTGGCTAGCACTACTGCATAAACACAGATTGAATGGCATATTGGCTGATGAAATG GGCTTAGGAAAGACAATTCAAGCTATTGCATTTCTAGCTTATCTTTACCAGAAGGGCAGTACGGGTCCGCATTTGATTGTTGTGCCGGTTTCAACATTAG ATAACTGGACAAAAGAAGTTAATCTGTGGTGTCCTGATCTGAAAGTCCTTCTTTACTATG gATCCCAAGAAGATAGGAAACGTCTCAGAGGGGAAATAATTCATAAAATGGTCGATTTTAATGTGATTATAACTAC TTACAACTGTGCCATTAGCAGCTCAGATGATAGAGGACTGTTTCGCAGATTGAAACTTTACTATGCAATTTTTGATGAAGGTCATATGCTCAAGAACATGAGCTCTGCACGCTACCAGCACCTTATGACAATTAAT GCACAGCATCGCTTACTGCTGACTGGGACTCCGGTTCAGAATAATCTGCTGGAATTGATGTCCCTCTTGAATTTTGTCATGCCACATAtgttcagcagtagcacagCTGAAATCCGAAGGATGTTCTCTTCAAAAACA AATGCTGAAGAACAAACCACATATGAAAAAGAGAGGATTGCACATGCAAAACGGATAATAAAACCGTTCATCTTGAGAAGAGTAAAAGATGAG GTCCTTAAACAACTACCTCCCAAAAAAGAATTCACTGAATTGTGTGCCATGTCCGAGAAACAGGAACAACTATACTGTGATTTCCTaaaaaatttgaagaaaaatattcagagtAATG AGAGAAAGTCTGATATGAGAAATGTGATGATGCAACTTAGAAAAATGGCTAATCACCCTCTCTTACATCGCCAGTATTACACGAATGACAAGCTTAGGAAAATGTCCAAGCTTATGCTCAAG GAACCCACACATTGCGATGCTGACCCTGTCCTTATCTTTGAAGATATGACGGTAATGACGGATTTTGAGCTGCATTTACTTTGTGAGCAATTCTCTCACATCAATAAGTTCAAGTTAGACACAGACCTGATCTTGGATTCCGGAAAGTTTGAGACACTGGACCACATTCTTTCTGACCTTAAAGAGAAG GGAGACAGAGTTGTATTGTTTAGCCAATTTACTATGATGCTGGATATCTTAGAAGTTTTcctaaaacaaaagcaacacagaTACTTAAGATTGGAtggaaaaacacagatttctgaCCG GATACATCTAATAGATGAGTTCAATAACAATAACGACATATTTGTATTCCTCCTGTCAACCAAAGCTGGTGGATTGGGAATTAATCTGACCTCGGCAAATGTTGTTATTCTTCATGACATTGACTGCAACCCATACAATGACAAACAAGCAGAAGACCGATGCCACAGGGTAGGACAGACAAG GGAAGTGAAAGTCATAAAGCTAATCAGTAAGGGGACTGTTGAAGAACACATGCTCAAAATCAGCGAGCAGAAACTGAAGTTAGAACAAGATATGACTGCAGCAGATTCAG GTGAAGAAGGAGCCATCCCAGCGGATATAGCCACGCTATTAAAAGCTTCATTAGGTCTCTAA